From one bacterium Scap17 genomic stretch:
- a CDS encoding type I secretion system permease/ATPase, translated as MTSPQSSVRPPVTSQSDPLLESVRQLLRLQGHGIDLERLRHGMPLTKGELAPQDLEQALSRQGIAARLSQAPLSEIPESLMPCVVLLEDGSSRVLLSHEAAHQWPAESSTGSSSESATDTRSESGSDTSDTQTEDDTATSSSGPGYKLLDPLSGGAYWLPQDALAAAYAGIALFAHGEISLERAEGYSQTQKGHWLTSRLKSHWRVFAEVALSSSLAALLAVATALFAMQVYDRVVPTGAVDTLWALGIGVMLAIGLEALLRALRAQLIENSGKKIDLELNDHIFRHAVQMRLAAKPRSTGAMASQIRDFDAIREFFTASTLGACGDLPFALLFLGLIALLGGPVVWVPVAAIVLMLIPVLLAQPWLSRLSREGMRESAVKNGVLLETLDNLENLKACRAEGHASRQWQRLTSEQTHRGVTFRHAVAWLTSWGTGMQQLAYVGVIIAGVYLIMAGELSVGALIACSILSSRAIGPTLQITALLSRWQHVKVAKEGLDALMETDIERPGDRRFARLAQAHGRYQAENLHWRYDEEAPEALALDRLSIAPGEHLALLGGNGAGKSTLLRLLAGYFTPTSGELTLDNLALSQIDPADRQRAIGYLPQDISLFSGTLRDNLCIDGRDVSDMRLLEVIEMTGLGDFVRRHPLGLDMMLHDRHSLSGGQRQSLGLARLVLQDPIVVLLDEPTASLDQATEQHVIKTLAPWLAGRTLVLATHRKSLLGWVERALVLRHGKRVMDGPLDQIMASQSAGKTPATSASRQRQEAS; from the coding sequence ATGACCTCCCCACAGTCTTCCGTGCGCCCTCCCGTGACGTCGCAATCGGACCCGCTGCTTGAGAGCGTGCGCCAGTTGCTGCGCCTTCAGGGCCACGGCATCGACCTCGAGCGCCTGCGACACGGCATGCCGCTGACCAAAGGGGAGCTGGCACCGCAGGATCTGGAGCAGGCCCTGTCGCGCCAGGGCATCGCCGCGCGTCTGAGTCAGGCGCCGCTCAGCGAAATTCCCGAAAGCCTGATGCCCTGTGTCGTGCTGCTGGAAGACGGCAGCAGTCGCGTGTTGCTGTCCCATGAGGCCGCGCATCAGTGGCCTGCCGAGTCGAGCACGGGATCGAGCAGCGAGTCGGCTACCGACACGAGAAGTGAGTCGGGCAGCGACACGAGCGACACCCAGACAGAGGATGACACGGCAACCTCCTCCAGCGGCCCCGGCTACAAGCTGCTCGACCCACTGTCCGGCGGCGCCTACTGGCTGCCACAGGACGCGCTGGCTGCCGCCTACGCCGGCATTGCGCTGTTTGCGCATGGCGAGATCTCGCTGGAGCGTGCCGAGGGGTATAGCCAGACACAAAAGGGCCACTGGCTGACGTCACGGCTCAAGTCGCATTGGCGCGTCTTCGCCGAGGTCGCGTTGTCCTCCTCGCTTGCCGCTCTACTGGCCGTGGCCACGGCCCTGTTCGCGATGCAGGTCTATGACCGAGTGGTGCCGACCGGTGCCGTCGATACGCTGTGGGCGCTGGGCATCGGCGTGATGCTCGCCATCGGCCTGGAAGCGCTGCTACGCGCCTTGCGGGCGCAGCTGATCGAGAACTCGGGCAAGAAGATCGACCTCGAACTCAACGATCACATTTTCCGTCACGCCGTACAGATGCGCCTGGCCGCCAAGCCGCGCTCGACCGGTGCGATGGCCAGCCAGATTCGTGACTTCGATGCCATCCGCGAGTTCTTCACTGCCTCGACCCTCGGCGCCTGTGGTGACCTGCCCTTCGCGCTGCTGTTCCTGGGGCTGATCGCCCTGCTGGGCGGCCCGGTGGTTTGGGTGCCGGTGGCGGCCATCGTGTTGATGCTGATTCCCGTGCTGCTGGCGCAACCCTGGCTGTCGAGATTGTCGCGTGAAGGCATGCGCGAATCCGCGGTCAAGAATGGCGTGCTGCTCGAGACCCTCGACAACCTCGAGAACCTCAAGGCCTGTCGCGCCGAGGGCCATGCCAGCCGTCAGTGGCAGCGCCTGACCTCCGAGCAGACCCACCGCGGCGTCACCTTCCGCCACGCCGTCGCCTGGCTGACCAGCTGGGGCACCGGCATGCAGCAGCTGGCCTATGTCGGCGTCATCATCGCCGGGGTCTACCTGATCATGGCCGGCGAATTGAGTGTCGGTGCCCTGATCGCCTGCTCGATTCTCTCGTCGCGCGCCATCGGTCCGACCCTGCAGATCACTGCGCTGTTGAGCCGCTGGCAGCACGTCAAGGTCGCCAAGGAAGGGCTGGATGCGCTGATGGAAACCGATATCGAGCGTCCCGGCGATCGCCGCTTCGCGCGGCTTGCCCAGGCACATGGTCGCTATCAGGCCGAGAATCTGCACTGGCGTTATGACGAGGAAGCCCCCGAGGCGCTGGCGCTGGACCGCCTGAGCATCGCGCCCGGTGAGCACCTCGCCCTGCTGGGGGGCAATGGCGCCGGCAAGAGCACCCTGCTGCGCCTGCTGGCCGGCTACTTCACGCCCACCAGTGGAGAGCTGACCCTCGACAATCTCGCCCTGAGTCAGATCGACCCTGCCGATCGTCAGCGAGCCATCGGCTATCTGCCGCAGGACATCAGCCTGTTCAGCGGCACGCTGCGCGACAACCTGTGCATCGACGGGCGGGATGTCAGCGACATGCGCCTGCTGGAGGTCATCGAGATGACCGGGCTGGGCGACTTCGTGCGCCGCCACCCGCTGGGGCTGGACATGATGCTGCATGACCGCCACAGCCTGTCCGGCGGCCAGCGTCAGAGCCTCGGCCTTGCCCGCCTGGTGCTGCAGGACCCCATCGTCGTGCTGCTGGATGAGCCCACCGCCTCGCTGGACCAGGCCACCGAGCAGCATGTCATCAAGACGCTCGCTCCCTGGCTTGCCGGCCGCACCCTGGTGCTGGCCACCCACCGCAAGTCGCTGCTCGGCTGGGTCGAACGCGCCCTGGTGCTACGTCACGGCAAGCGCGTCATGGATGGCCCGCTGGATCAGATCATGGCCAGTCAATCGGCTGGCAAGACACCGGCCACCTCCGCATCCCGTCAGCGCCAGGAGGCCTCATGA
- a CDS encoding TolC family protein encodes MMPTLFRCPSAHRQATLARMPATKRCVAICAISAGLSASLPATAQTNRDLAAVLSDVLAHDPRIEAAQANVRAAGTDIEIAEDGYWPRLESSVGTEDNFTEGGYRITLSQMLYDWGQVEAEVAQRKAERDVERDTLDQTRMEVAQEAITAYIDLGANRAMMRRVRDYIEKLESLETLANDRTFSGYGDRVELDRAAVDLASAREWLARLQGDSDTARQELEILSGRSFRDVALSAPPPLPIVADLARDPATTDAAITNAPAYRSHVSQQNAARHTLSLSEAERWPELRLEATSSRYESNDDMVSDSSIGLRIEAPVFQGLTPLRQPEADRARLTAAQFETASTARELRRQIQRLSASQPAVEARIKALDQQARSGERLRSSYRDQFITGARNIEDLLTIESEIFAARRQMIELNTQLLTDQYDLASQLGALPLVSAKAPVQHHTAATDVPQGVSR; translated from the coding sequence ATGATGCCCACCCTATTTCGTTGCCCGTCTGCCCACAGACAGGCAACACTTGCGCGCATGCCAGCGACGAAGCGTTGCGTCGCCATCTGTGCCATCTCCGCCGGGCTTTCAGCATCACTCCCGGCCACTGCCCAGACGAATCGCGATCTCGCCGCCGTGCTGAGCGATGTACTTGCCCATGACCCTCGCATCGAGGCTGCCCAGGCCAATGTGCGTGCAGCGGGCACCGACATCGAGATTGCCGAGGATGGCTATTGGCCACGCCTGGAGAGCAGCGTCGGCACCGAGGACAACTTCACCGAAGGCGGCTATCGCATCACGCTGAGCCAGATGCTGTACGACTGGGGGCAGGTGGAAGCCGAGGTCGCGCAGCGCAAGGCAGAGCGGGATGTCGAGCGAGATACTCTGGATCAGACGCGGATGGAGGTCGCCCAGGAGGCGATCACCGCTTATATCGATCTCGGAGCCAACCGCGCCATGATGCGCCGCGTACGCGATTACATCGAGAAGCTCGAAAGCCTCGAGACCCTGGCCAATGACCGCACCTTCTCGGGCTACGGTGACCGCGTCGAGCTGGACCGCGCGGCCGTGGACCTCGCCAGTGCCCGCGAATGGCTGGCACGTCTGCAGGGCGATTCCGATACCGCCCGGCAGGAGCTCGAGATACTCAGCGGCCGCTCCTTCAGGGATGTCGCCCTGAGCGCCCCGCCGCCCCTGCCGATCGTGGCGGACCTGGCCCGAGATCCCGCCACCACCGATGCCGCCATCACCAACGCGCCGGCCTATCGCAGTCATGTCAGTCAGCAGAATGCCGCGCGCCACACCCTGAGCCTGAGCGAGGCCGAGCGCTGGCCGGAGTTGCGGCTGGAGGCGACCAGTTCACGCTATGAGTCGAATGACGACATGGTCAGCGACTCCAGCATCGGCCTGCGCATCGAGGCCCCGGTTTTCCAGGGTCTGACGCCGTTGCGCCAGCCCGAAGCGGACCGCGCACGCCTGACCGCCGCCCAGTTCGAAACCGCCTCCACAGCGCGCGAGCTACGCCGCCAGATACAGCGTCTGTCGGCCAGTCAGCCCGCAGTCGAGGCACGTATCAAGGCGCTGGATCAACAGGCGCGCAGTGGCGAGCGTCTGCGCAGCAGCTACCGCGACCAGTTCATTACCGGGGCGCGCAATATCGAGGACCTGCTGACCATCGAAAGCGAGATCTTCGCTGCACGCCGCCAGATGATCGAGCTCAATACCCAGCTGCTCACCGACCAGTATGATCTGGCAAGCCAGCTGGGGGCTCTGCCGCTGGTGTCCGCTAAAGCTCCCGTGCAACACCACACTGCTGCCACCGACGTTCCCCAAGGAGTGAGCCGATGA